The Longimicrobium sp. genome window below encodes:
- a CDS encoding DUF5670 family protein: MRMLLVLGAVLVVLWLLALLAFKIVGFAIHLLLIAGLILLVMGLFRRGANAVRRRL, encoded by the coding sequence ATGCGGATGCTGCTCGTGCTCGGAGCCGTGCTGGTGGTGCTCTGGCTCCTCGCGCTCCTGGCGTTCAAGATCGTCGGCTTTGCGATCCACCTGCTGCTGATCGCGGGGCTGATCCTGTTGGTGATGGGGCTCTTCCGCCGCGGCGCGAACGCGGTGCGGAGACGTCTCTAG